Proteins encoded within one genomic window of Perognathus longimembris pacificus isolate PPM17 chromosome 28, ASM2315922v1, whole genome shotgun sequence:
- the LOC125343114 gene encoding LOW QUALITY PROTEIN: centromere protein V-like protein 1 (The sequence of the model RefSeq protein was modified relative to this genomic sequence to represent the inferred CDS: substituted 1 base at 1 genomic stop codon), translated as MGKVKKRSTALRHKRKRPGDSPTACAAIAVTRARCPPVQVGVGSHAVGRERAIARRWRGRAQQKRWWRKIRDATPKDLLLQAPQQKPAPNPPAPTVAPTELDLGAQRERWEKFRRMRGLSWEDAAKFLLDTFEFPGLVYRTGGCHCGAIRFAAWAPADLRVVECPCRLCQKKQHRHFLVPAARFTLLHGEESMVTYXSTTHPALHSFCSRCGMQSFHSAVSDPRVYGVAPHCLDAGTVRSVVIEEVDVANCEKEATKENNTTVQQGSLGTVPA; from the coding sequence ATGGGCAAGGTGAAGAAGCGATCCACCGCTCTTCGTCATAAACGGAAGCGGCCCGGAGATTCTCCTACTGCCTGCGCAGCGATCGCGGTCACCCGCGCGCGGTGCCCACCTGTTCAAGTGGGCGTCGGAAGCCACGCAGTAGGGAGAGAGCGGGCAATCGCCCGGCGTTGGCGGGGACGGGCACAGCAGAAGCGCTGGTGGCGAAAGATTCGAGACGCGACCCCGAAAGATCTGCTGCTCCAGGCGCCGCAGCAGAAGCCAGCGCCCAATCCACCGGCCCCCACCGTGGCCCCCACTGAGCTAGACCTGGGCGCACAGCGGGAGCGATGGGAGAAGTTCCGGAGGATGCGCGGTCTCAGCTGGGAGGACGCCGCCAAATTCCTGTTAGACACCTTCGAGTTCCCAGGCCTGGTCTACCGTACTGGGGGCTGCCACTGCGGCGCGATCCGCTTTGCAGCCTGGGCCCCTGCGGATCTGCGGGTCGTGGAGTGCCCATGCCGGCTGTGCCAGAAGAAGCAGCACCGCCACTTCCTGGTCCCAGCCGCGCGCTTCACGCTGCTGCACGGCGAGGAGAGCATGGTCACGTACTAGTCCACCACGCACCCGGCGCTGCACAGCTTCTGCAGCAGGTGTGGCATGCAGAGCTTCCACTCGGCCGTTTCCGACCCTCGCGTGTATGGCGTGGCCCCGCACTGCCTGGACGCAGGCACGGTGCGCAGCGTGGTCATCGAGGAGGTTGATGTTGCCAATTGCGAAAAGGAGGCCACCAAGGAGAATAATACCACCGTCCAGCAGGGATCCCTCGGCACAGTTCCTGCCTGA